One Euphorbia lathyris chromosome 1, ddEupLath1.1, whole genome shotgun sequence DNA segment encodes these proteins:
- the LOC136217604 gene encoding WAT1-related protein At1g25270-like isoform X2 has product MSMEKKGERWLISSLKEGSMSMVTVQILATGMQVLAKIILNNGTFVFALMAYRHIVAAFCVAPFALLLERDITQKLNWSVFFWLFLNSLTGITLPMALFYYGLRDTTATYAVNFLNLIPVVTFVFSIVMRIEELKLGSLEGKMKTVGTILCVGGAFTSCFYKGRSFFIIHKTLHLHHLNINHQTTHWIRGSLTLTASCFSYAFWYILQVKLMKVLPSKYWTTMLTCIIASVQSVIVGLFLDTSKAAWQLGWNLQLLTILYSGAFGTAAIFCLIARAVAKWGPTYPPMFNPLTLVFVALLDALIFGFPIHLAYWA; this is encoded by the exons ATGTCAATGGAGAAGAAAGGAGAGAGATGGTTGATTTCGTCGCTAAAAGAAGGGAGTATGAGTATGGTAACGGTGCAAATATTAGCGACGGGAATGCAAGTTCTCGCTAAAATAATACTGAATAATGGAACTTTTGTTTTTGCTTTAATGGCTTATCGCCACATCGTTGCTGCTTTTTGTGTTGCTCCTTTTGCACTTCTTCTGGAAAG AGATATAACACAAAAGCTAAATTGGTCGGTTTTCTTTTGGCTATTCCTCAACTCCTTAACTGG GATCACATTGCCTATGGCATTATTTTACTATGGACTCCGAGATACAACAGCTACATATGCTGTCAACTTTCTCAATTTAATTCCTGTTGTTACTTTTGTCTTCTCAATCGTAATGAG GATTGAGGAATTAAAATTGGGAAGCCTAGAAGGTAAAATGAAGACTGTTGGGACGATATTATGTGTTGGAGGAGCATTTACATCATGTTTTTATAAAGGGAGATCTTTCTTTATTATTCATAAAACCCTTCACCTCCATCACTTAAACATCAACCACCAAACTACTCACTGGATACGTGGTTCTTTAACACTAACGGCTAGTTGCTTCAGCTATGCGTTTTGGTATATACTCCAG GTAAAGTTGATGAAGGTACTTCCATCAAAATATTGGACAACCATGTTAACATGTATCATAGCCTCGGTGCAAAGCGTAATAGTGGGATTGTTCTTGGATACGAGTAAAGCTGCTTGGCAATTAGGATGGAATCTTCAACTACTCACTATTTTATATTCG GGAGCATTTGGAACAGCTGCAATATTTTGTTTGATTGCACGGGCAGTTGCAAAATGGGGTCCTACTTATCCACCCATGTTTAATCCCCTCACTCTGGTTTTTGTAGCTTTATTGGATGCTCTCATATTTGGTTTTCCTATTCATCTTG CTTATTGGGCATGA
- the LOC136217604 gene encoding WAT1-related protein At5g64700-like isoform X1: protein MSMEKKGERWLISSLKEGSMSMVTVQILATGMQVLAKIILNNGTFVFALMAYRHIVAAFCVAPFALLLERDITQKLNWSVFFWLFLNSLTGITLPMALFYYGLRDTTATYAVNFLNLIPVVTFVFSIVMRIEELKLGSLEGKMKTVGTILCVGGAFTSCFYKGRSFFIIHKTLHLHHLNINHQTTHWIRGSLTLTASCFSYAFWYILQVKLMKVLPSKYWTTMLTCIIASVQSVIVGLFLDTSKAAWQLGWNLQLLTILYSGAFGTAAIFCLIARAVAKWGPTYPPMFNPLTLVFVALLDALIFGFPIHLGNLLGMILIIVGLYSFLFGRRMETQNLSKSLQPNPPTVEISVHITAARPMDIPPPTNIVLK, encoded by the exons ATGTCAATGGAGAAGAAAGGAGAGAGATGGTTGATTTCGTCGCTAAAAGAAGGGAGTATGAGTATGGTAACGGTGCAAATATTAGCGACGGGAATGCAAGTTCTCGCTAAAATAATACTGAATAATGGAACTTTTGTTTTTGCTTTAATGGCTTATCGCCACATCGTTGCTGCTTTTTGTGTTGCTCCTTTTGCACTTCTTCTGGAAAG AGATATAACACAAAAGCTAAATTGGTCGGTTTTCTTTTGGCTATTCCTCAACTCCTTAACTGG GATCACATTGCCTATGGCATTATTTTACTATGGACTCCGAGATACAACAGCTACATATGCTGTCAACTTTCTCAATTTAATTCCTGTTGTTACTTTTGTCTTCTCAATCGTAATGAG GATTGAGGAATTAAAATTGGGAAGCCTAGAAGGTAAAATGAAGACTGTTGGGACGATATTATGTGTTGGAGGAGCATTTACATCATGTTTTTATAAAGGGAGATCTTTCTTTATTATTCATAAAACCCTTCACCTCCATCACTTAAACATCAACCACCAAACTACTCACTGGATACGTGGTTCTTTAACACTAACGGCTAGTTGCTTCAGCTATGCGTTTTGGTATATACTCCAG GTAAAGTTGATGAAGGTACTTCCATCAAAATATTGGACAACCATGTTAACATGTATCATAGCCTCGGTGCAAAGCGTAATAGTGGGATTGTTCTTGGATACGAGTAAAGCTGCTTGGCAATTAGGATGGAATCTTCAACTACTCACTATTTTATATTCG GGAGCATTTGGAACAGCTGCAATATTTTGTTTGATTGCACGGGCAGTTGCAAAATGGGGTCCTACTTATCCACCCATGTTTAATCCCCTCACTCTGGTTTTTGTAGCTTTATTGGATGCTCTCATATTTGGTTTTCCTATTCATCTTGGCAA CTTATTGGGCATGATTTTGATTATAGTTGGCTTATATTCGTTCTTGTTTGGGAGAAGGATGGAGACTCAAAACTTGTCAAAGTCACTACAACCAAACCCACCAACCGTTGAAATAAGTGTTCATATAACGGCTGCAAGACCCATGGATATTCCTCCTCCAACTAATattgtattgaaataa